A single window of Oenanthe melanoleuca isolate GR-GAL-2019-014 unplaced genomic scaffold, OMel1.0 S001, whole genome shotgun sequence DNA harbors:
- the LOC130266163 gene encoding serine/threonine-protein kinase pim-1-like: protein MVSCPGLSGILRLLDWFELPDGFALVMERPERCRDLWHLLEAGGSLPEPVARGLFRQVLQAVRHCTSRGVLHRDIKTENILDDLATGEAKLIYFGCGTILQDTFFTWMAGTQEYYLPEWILFGCFHAQPATIWSLGILLYHLVCGHLPFRTGGGIVQGQLFFLPRVSQDCQHLIRWCLSMDPADRPCLEDLVEHSWLQKPHLAQETAEIHPSAQQDPRAQQVPAAHVSWRSKKSPERFPAAVARSRECGPGDASAGSRELWRERLRAPRNVGEVLAQCGEVSP from the exons ATGGTGTCGTGCCCTGGCTTGAGCGGCATCTTGCGGCTCCTGGACTGGTTCGAGCTGCCCGACGGCTTCGCGCTGGTCATGGAGCGTCCGGAGCGCTGCCGGGACCTGTGGCACTTGCTGGAGGCGGGCGGGTCCCTGCCAGAGCCCGTGGCGCGGGGGCTGTTCCGCCAGGTGCTGCAGGCCGTGCGGCACTGCACCAGCCGCGGCGTCCTGCACCGCGACATCAAGACCGAGAACATCCTCGACGACCTGGCCACCGGCGAGGCCAAGCTCATCTACTTCGGCTGCGGCACCATCCTCCAGGACACCTTCTTCACCTGGATGGCAG GAACGCAAGAGTACTACCTGCCGGAGTGGATCCTCTTTGGCTGCTTCCACGCCCAGCCAGCCACTATCTggtccctgggcatcctgctcTATCACCTGGTGTGTGGGCACCTTCCTTTCAGAACCGGAGGGGGCATCGTCCAGGGCCAGCTCTTCTTCCTGCCCCGGGTGTCTCAAG ATTGCCAGCACCTCATCAGGTGGTGTTTATCCATGGACCCTGCAGACAGGCCATGCCTGGAAGACCTTGTAGAACATTCTTGGCTGCAGAAGCCCCACCTGGCCCAGGAGACAGCCGAGATCCatccctctgcacagcaggatcCAAGAGCTCAACAAGTACCAGCTGCTCACGTCTCATGGCGCTCAAAGAAATCCCCAGAGCGTTTCCCTGCGGCCGTGGCACGGAGCAGAGAGTGCGGCCCAGGAGATGCTTCCGCAGGTTCCCGCGAGTTGTGGAGGGAGCGGCTCAGGGCTCCCCGTAATGTTGGAGAAGTCTTGGCACAGTGCGGTGAAGTTTCCCCGTAg